A DNA window from Paraburkholderia hospita contains the following coding sequences:
- a CDS encoding DUF6880 family protein → MSNEENPIDAKALAAVGPGRLATLLAEAAMTNPAMRRRLQFELSAQKGENVADAVRQWVSEFGAQTAFLDAEQVGELAEELDAMRVTIASNVSAAAPDLAPDLMWQLFTLAGTIFERTTEEGWEVSCVFDEACSDLVRVSVDADVEPMEFTMKVVAAIASEQYGEYRALIRAIASAQPWAPAYVSDLKALLHRLLEEPPNPNSERSRVLRHVLQEFDSLSPT, encoded by the coding sequence ATGTCGAACGAGGAGAATCCGATCGATGCCAAAGCATTGGCGGCTGTCGGACCAGGACGCTTGGCGACGCTGCTGGCCGAGGCGGCTATGACGAACCCGGCCATGCGTCGTCGGTTGCAATTCGAGCTGTCCGCACAAAAAGGCGAAAACGTTGCGGATGCCGTTCGCCAGTGGGTCAGCGAGTTCGGCGCACAAACGGCATTTCTCGACGCGGAGCAGGTGGGCGAACTGGCCGAGGAGCTCGACGCCATGCGGGTCACCATTGCCTCGAATGTTTCCGCGGCGGCGCCCGATCTTGCGCCGGATCTGATGTGGCAGCTCTTCACGCTGGCCGGAACAATCTTTGAGCGTACGACCGAAGAGGGATGGGAAGTCAGCTGCGTTTTCGACGAGGCCTGCTCCGATCTGGTCAGGGTAAGCGTCGACGCGGACGTCGAACCGATGGAATTCACCATGAAAGTTGTCGCGGCGATCGCCTCCGAACAGTACGGAGAGTACCGTGCCCTGATTCGGGCTATTGCATCCGCTCAGCCGTGGGCACCTGCCTACGTCTCTGACCTGAAAGCCTTGCTCCATCGATTGCTGGAGGAGCCGCCCAATCCGAATAGCGAACGCAGCAGGGTTTTGCGGCATGTCTTGCAGGAATTCGACTCCCTGTCTCCAACATAG
- a CDS encoding IS4 family transposase — protein MKQEAASWAAAEFKDIDLGDQRLNARAVLLAERLAQKPTASIPNACGGWAETAGAYRFLAQDELDWRDILAPHWQSSVERMRACEVVLCIQDTTELDFNGQTITGLGPLSYEAQRGMYLHPTYAVTPSREPLGVLDAFMWAREPKGADGVRAGLKESIRWVEGYERVAEQAAALPATRLVYVADRESDIMALMLKARELDNPADWLLRSQHNRTLPEGGKLWNKVTAAKPLGTIHFTLAARQAQPARTVRQQVWAQRVALPDAAGDVVNVTCIVARELDPPAGVKPLEWRLLSNRDANDLDAAAQLIDWYRARWEVELFFHVLKNGCRVEALQLTSKARLERALALYMVVAWRIARLMRLGRTCPDLDAQLLFERDEWRAAYILNKKKPPKTSPRLNEAVRLVAMLGGFLARKGDGEPGVKTIWQGLQRVMDFAAGLRYARELDE, from the coding sequence ATGAAGCAAGAGGCAGCGAGCTGGGCAGCGGCAGAATTCAAGGACATCGACCTGGGTGATCAGCGTCTGAACGCGCGCGCCGTGCTGCTGGCGGAGCGGCTCGCGCAGAAGCCGACGGCAAGCATACCTAACGCATGCGGCGGCTGGGCGGAGACGGCCGGGGCGTACCGGTTTCTGGCCCAGGATGAACTGGACTGGCGCGATATTCTGGCGCCCCACTGGCAAAGCTCGGTCGAGCGGATGCGAGCTTGCGAAGTGGTGCTATGCATCCAGGACACAACGGAGCTGGACTTTAACGGCCAGACGATTACGGGTCTGGGGCCGCTGTCGTATGAGGCCCAGCGCGGGATGTATCTGCACCCGACTTACGCGGTCACGCCATCGCGCGAGCCGCTGGGCGTGCTTGACGCCTTCATGTGGGCACGCGAACCCAAAGGCGCGGATGGTGTGCGTGCGGGCCTCAAGGAAAGCATTCGCTGGGTCGAAGGATATGAGCGGGTTGCCGAACAGGCTGCGGCACTGCCTGCCACGCGGCTCGTCTATGTGGCTGACCGGGAGTCGGACATCATGGCGTTGATGCTCAAGGCACGCGAGTTGGACAACCCGGCCGACTGGCTGCTGCGCTCGCAACACAATCGCACCCTGCCCGAAGGCGGCAAACTGTGGAACAAGGTTACGGCGGCCAAGCCCTTGGGCACAATTCACTTTACGCTGGCGGCCCGTCAGGCTCAGCCGGCGCGTACGGTCCGCCAGCAGGTGTGGGCGCAGCGTGTCGCGCTGCCTGATGCTGCAGGCGACGTGGTGAACGTCACGTGTATCGTCGCCCGGGAACTCGACCCGCCGGCAGGCGTCAAGCCGCTCGAATGGCGGCTGCTGAGTAACCGCGATGCGAACGACCTTGATGCGGCGGCGCAGCTGATTGACTGGTACCGGGCGCGCTGGGAGGTGGAACTATTCTTTCACGTACTCAAGAACGGCTGTCGGGTCGAGGCGTTGCAGCTCACATCGAAGGCGCGGCTTGAGCGCGCCCTGGCGCTGTACATGGTGGTCGCGTGGCGTATCGCCCGGCTGATGCGACTGGGTCGAACCTGCCCGGACCTTGACGCGCAACTGCTGTTCGAGCGCGATGAATGGCGCGCGGCATACATTCTGAACAAAAAGAAACCACCCAAGACGTCACCGCGACTGAATGAGGCCGTGCGTCTGGTCGCCATGCTGGGTGGCTTCCTGGCGCGCAAAGGCGATGGCGAACCCGGAGTCAAGACCATCTGGCAAGGTCTGCAGCGCGTGATGGATTTCGCCGCCGGACTCAGGTACGCACGAGAACTTGACGAATGA
- a CDS encoding nucleotide sugar dehydrogenase, whose translation MRKINKILVVGLGYVGCPLAFELAKHFCVTGYDINASRIDELIAGHDRTGELAVSELQSAGLSLTSDAHAAMHNADLIIVTVPTPVTDANVPDLGPVIDATRTIARHLKAGATVIYESTVYPGVTEDICVPLLEQRDDRTGERRLQHGADFWVAYSPERINPGDRIHTLTSTTKIVSGDTPETLELVDSMYSKITTTYRAASIKVAEAAKVIENTQRDVNIALMNELSQIFSRLDIDTHDAIDAAASKWNFHRYVPGFVGGHCISVDPYYLTHRSAQVGYIPSLILAAREVNDKMPGLLAEKTLKAMRHRGLPLDSKITVLGITFKENVPDIRNSKAVGLVREFMSWGIDVQVIDPYADPKEVEREYGIRLTSYERREPARAVVLAVAHSEFVEGGWNMILKHIHPRQGAVVTDVKGVLTRGEEPHNVTLVRA comes from the coding sequence ATGCGCAAGATCAATAAGATTCTGGTGGTTGGACTGGGTTATGTGGGATGCCCGCTCGCATTTGAACTCGCGAAGCATTTCTGCGTGACGGGCTACGATATCAACGCGAGCCGTATCGATGAATTGATCGCGGGTCATGACAGGACGGGCGAACTCGCCGTCTCCGAACTGCAATCCGCGGGTTTGTCGCTCACGAGCGACGCACACGCAGCGATGCACAACGCCGATCTCATCATTGTAACCGTGCCGACGCCAGTCACGGACGCGAACGTGCCCGACCTCGGGCCCGTGATCGATGCGACGAGAACGATCGCACGCCATCTGAAAGCAGGAGCGACTGTGATCTACGAGAGCACCGTGTATCCGGGCGTGACGGAAGACATTTGCGTACCACTGCTCGAACAACGCGACGACCGCACGGGCGAGCGCCGCTTGCAGCACGGCGCGGATTTCTGGGTCGCCTATTCGCCGGAGCGCATCAATCCCGGCGACCGAATTCATACGCTCACGTCGACCACCAAGATCGTGTCCGGCGATACGCCCGAGACGCTCGAACTGGTAGACAGCATGTACTCAAAGATCACGACGACCTACCGTGCGGCGAGCATCAAGGTCGCGGAGGCGGCCAAGGTCATCGAGAACACGCAGCGCGACGTGAACATCGCGCTGATGAACGAGCTGTCGCAGATCTTTTCGCGACTCGATATCGACACGCACGATGCAATCGATGCTGCCGCATCGAAGTGGAATTTTCACCGCTATGTCCCGGGCTTTGTTGGCGGGCACTGCATTTCCGTCGATCCGTACTACCTGACGCACCGGTCTGCGCAGGTCGGCTACATCCCCTCGCTGATTCTTGCGGCACGGGAAGTGAACGACAAGATGCCGGGCCTGCTCGCGGAAAAGACGCTCAAGGCGATGCGCCATCGGGGCTTGCCGCTCGATTCGAAAATCACGGTGCTGGGAATTACGTTCAAGGAGAACGTACCTGACATTCGCAACTCGAAGGCCGTGGGGCTCGTGCGCGAGTTCATGAGCTGGGGCATCGACGTGCAGGTCATCGATCCGTACGCCGACCCGAAGGAGGTCGAGCGGGAATACGGCATCAGGCTCACGAGCTACGAGCGGCGCGAGCCGGCGCGTGCGGTCGTGTTGGCCGTTGCACACAGCGAATTCGTCGAGGGTGGATGGAATATGATCCTCAAGCACATTCATCCGCGCCAGGGTGCGGTCGTCACGGACGTGAAAGGCGTACTGACGCGCGGTGAAGAGCCGCACAACGTGACGTTGGTGCGGGCGTGA
- a CDS encoding recombinase family protein — translation MRIGYARVSTDDQNLDLQLAALKKADCDDIFTDQGVSGARFSRPGLEQTMAALSKGDTLVVWRLDRLGRSLTKLVELVDALGARGVQFVSLTECIDTTSPGGTFLFHIMAALAQFERSLIGERTRAGMVAAKARGQHVGRRRAMTQSECVEAQQLLALQSSQAVAQRFDVHPRTLLRSLRRYGIETQRTV, via the coding sequence ATGAGAATTGGATACGCGAGAGTTTCTACCGATGATCAAAACCTCGATCTGCAACTGGCAGCGCTAAAGAAAGCGGACTGCGACGACATCTTCACCGATCAGGGCGTATCGGGCGCAAGGTTCTCCCGTCCGGGCCTCGAACAGACGATGGCGGCGCTATCGAAGGGCGATACCCTCGTCGTGTGGCGTCTGGACCGGCTTGGACGCTCGCTCACGAAGCTCGTCGAACTCGTCGATGCACTCGGCGCGAGGGGCGTTCAGTTCGTCTCGCTGACCGAGTGCATCGACACCACATCGCCTGGCGGCACGTTTCTCTTTCACATCATGGCCGCGCTGGCCCAGTTCGAGCGCTCGCTGATCGGCGAACGGACCCGCGCCGGCATGGTTGCCGCGAAAGCACGCGGGCAGCACGTCGGCAGGCGACGCGCGATGACGCAAAGCGAGTGCGTCGAAGCACAACAGTTGCTCGCGCTGCAATCGTCGCAGGCCGTCGCGCAACGTTTCGACGTGCATCCGCGCACCTTGCTGCGCAGCTTGCGCCGATACGGCATCGAGACGCAGCGGACGGTTTGA
- a CDS encoding ATP-binding domain-containing protein, whose product MVCLAGADTRRVAASGSARCYRQILHEKDDYPDIALLTFNGRDRSTLSTLAHIGHHALRGFMGDYDEHGAPRYRDGEITMETVYRFKGQSAPCVILTGVDFEQFDDTVFRRLFVGATRATMKLIVVMSDRAAAQLIERMP is encoded by the coding sequence ATGGTTTGCTTGGCGGGCGCCGACACGCGGCGCGTTGCTGCAAGCGGCTCTGCGCGATGCTACCGCCAGATTTTGCACGAAAAGGACGACTACCCCGACATTGCGTTGCTGACGTTCAATGGCCGCGACAGATCGACATTGTCGACGCTCGCCCACATCGGGCATCACGCGTTGCGCGGTTTCATGGGCGACTACGACGAGCATGGCGCGCCGCGCTATCGCGACGGCGAGATCACCATGGAAACGGTCTATCGTTTCAAAGGGCAGAGCGCGCCCTGCGTGATCCTGACGGGAGTCGACTTCGAACAGTTCGATGACACTGTGTTCCGGCGTCTGTTCGTCGGTGCGACGCGCGCGACGATGAAGCTGATCGTCGTCATGTCGGATCGCGCGGCGGCGCAACTGATCGAGAGAATGCCGTAA
- a CDS encoding recombinase family protein, with product MKIGYARVSTEEQNLDLQVSALRTAGCERLFHDHGVSGLTFRRPGLDDTLTQLEPGDTLVVWRLDRLGRSLTKLVELIETLESRGIRFQSLTESIDTTSGSGTFIFHMMAALAQFERTLISERTRSGMKAARERGRRIGRHASMTEAQCAEALVLSETISIVELAAKFSVHPRTIQRVLRNAVTHADSAGL from the coding sequence ATGAAGATTGGTTACGCGCGCGTTTCGACTGAAGAACAGAACCTTGATCTGCAGGTATCTGCGTTGAGGACAGCCGGTTGTGAACGGCTCTTTCACGATCACGGCGTATCCGGTTTGACATTCCGCCGCCCCGGACTGGATGACACGCTGACGCAACTCGAGCCCGGCGATACACTCGTCGTGTGGCGTCTGGACCGGTTGGGACGCTCGCTGACGAAGCTCGTCGAGTTGATCGAAACACTGGAATCAAGGGGCATCCGCTTCCAGTCTCTGACAGAGTCGATCGATACGACTTCCGGCAGCGGCACGTTCATCTTTCACATGATGGCGGCATTGGCGCAGTTCGAAAGAACCTTGATCAGCGAACGCACGCGCAGCGGCATGAAGGCCGCACGAGAGCGAGGCAGACGAATCGGGCGGCATGCCTCGATGACAGAGGCGCAATGCGCCGAGGCGCTCGTGCTGTCGGAAACGATTTCAATCGTTGAGCTGGCTGCGAAGTTCAGCGTTCACCCGCGCACGATTCAACGTGTGCTGCGTAACGCCGTCACTCACGCGGACTCTGCTGGCCTCTGA
- a CDS encoding IS110 family RNA-guided transposase encodes MKLTPVGIDIAKNVFQVHHIDEETGEIVNKPIKRAKFLEYFVNRAPCLIGMEACGGAHHWARQLTRMGHQVKLMPGEYVKAFNIRNKKDPADARAIWLAVQQPSKPVAIKTEMQQAMLALHRTREQLVKFRTMQINALRGLLTEYGEVMAKGRAPLDRAMPDVLARVADRLPAALIDTLREQWNGLTGLDEQIATIERRMREWKKEDQEVKAISEIPGVGLLTATAAVATIGDAKAFRSGREFAACIGLVPKQTGSGGKVKLHGISKRGDTYLRTLLIHGARSVITNAKQPDPWIEQMKKRRPPNVVVVALANKMARTIWAVLAHDRPYQRGYVSTKPA; translated from the coding sequence ATGAAGCTGACTCCAGTTGGTATCGACATTGCAAAAAACGTCTTTCAGGTGCATCACATCGACGAGGAGACCGGTGAAATCGTGAACAAGCCGATCAAGCGGGCGAAGTTTCTCGAGTACTTCGTCAACCGTGCACCGTGCCTGATCGGCATGGAAGCGTGTGGCGGTGCGCATCACTGGGCAAGGCAGCTCACCAGGATGGGCCATCAGGTAAAACTGATGCCCGGGGAATACGTGAAGGCGTTTAACATCCGCAACAAGAAGGATCCCGCCGACGCCCGGGCGATCTGGCTGGCGGTACAGCAGCCGAGCAAGCCCGTCGCGATCAAGACCGAGATGCAGCAGGCGATGCTGGCGCTGCACCGTACACGCGAGCAGCTCGTGAAGTTCCGCACGATGCAGATCAACGCGCTGCGCGGACTGCTTACGGAGTACGGCGAAGTCATGGCCAAGGGCCGAGCGCCGCTGGACAGGGCAATGCCCGACGTGCTGGCCCGGGTTGCCGATCGCTTGCCAGCGGCACTGATCGACACGCTGCGCGAGCAGTGGAACGGATTGACCGGCCTGGACGAGCAGATCGCCACGATCGAGCGACGGATGCGCGAATGGAAAAAGGAAGACCAGGAGGTCAAGGCGATCAGCGAGATTCCTGGCGTCGGGCTGCTGACGGCGACAGCCGCAGTCGCGACGATAGGCGACGCAAAAGCGTTCCGCTCCGGCCGCGAGTTTGCCGCCTGCATCGGGCTCGTACCGAAACAAACAGGTTCGGGTGGCAAGGTGAAGCTGCATGGGATCAGCAAGCGCGGCGACACCTATTTGCGCACGCTGCTCATTCACGGTGCACGCAGTGTTATCACGAACGCGAAACAGCCTGATCCCTGGATCGAGCAGATGAAGAAGCGACGGCCACCGAATGTGGTGGTCGTTGCGCTGGCCAACAAGATGGCACGGACCATCTGGGCGGTATTGGCCCACGACCGGCCTTATCAGAGGGGATACGTGAGCACCAAGCCTGCATGA
- a CDS encoding glycoside hydrolase family 16 protein, with translation MKTLLCGALALWWLSTASAAEIEWAGTGWNIRSGAGKPCASNRWNEHGAWVDVDGWLHLKLARMADGQFACVELESRRRFGFGRYAFEIRGPIGEVDPDVVFGMFMYPPADVGPDGTNEIDIEIARWGDANAPQINYTVWSRSRAGKRHTALDVPADTCQSSFGLTWQRDMVAWLSPLQGSQPAIFQGDIADQPQKLIVNLWLFKRPAPRNGREVEFMIKSLGTL, from the coding sequence ATGAAGACATTGTTGTGCGGAGCGCTCGCGCTGTGGTGGTTGAGCACAGCGTCGGCGGCGGAAATCGAATGGGCTGGCACTGGGTGGAACATCCGGTCCGGCGCGGGCAAGCCGTGCGCGTCGAACCGCTGGAACGAGCACGGCGCATGGGTCGATGTGGATGGCTGGCTGCATCTGAAGCTCGCTCGCATGGCGGACGGCCAGTTTGCCTGCGTCGAACTGGAGTCGAGGAGGCGGTTCGGGTTTGGCCGGTATGCATTCGAGATTCGCGGGCCGATCGGCGAGGTCGATCCCGATGTCGTGTTCGGCATGTTCATGTATCCGCCTGCCGACGTCGGACCCGATGGCACGAATGAGATCGACATCGAGATCGCGCGCTGGGGCGATGCAAATGCGCCGCAGATCAATTACACGGTTTGGAGTCGCAGCCGGGCCGGCAAGCGTCACACGGCGCTTGATGTACCTGCGGACACCTGTCAGTCCAGCTTTGGATTGACATGGCAACGCGACATGGTGGCCTGGTTGTCGCCGTTGCAAGGCAGCCAGCCGGCGATCTTTCAAGGCGATATCGCCGATCAGCCGCAAAAGCTCATAGTCAATCTTTGGCTATTCAAACGGCCTGCGCCGCGCAACGGTCGGGAGGTCGAATTCATGATCAAGTCTTTGGGGACGTTGTGA
- a CDS encoding EAL domain-containing protein: MKPELETLLKRFGVGQITRSGKRVLCIVASIVNLPQIEHACGARFMLNMRQVLRERARDLCREHAGTVAMSGEHMLFVFDALPYACRARSDMDMLPAHLLDSILTRLSERPVRFGAAVAFPLMQASIGRFDDEPFDIASVNSALSVGIAAGDSQAQFAMDTRVAESVFGAMHDGLLDFDLEPICDAREPAATLYLEALLCKKGDALRERHRIGSEVRALERLGVVRRLDRWGVGAIIDRLRSNPDARLGCNVSARSAVVDGWWALVFATLACEPDVASRLTVEITETFPLAHLDATREFVAALRSLGCRVALDDLGHDFGSLRNLITLGVDIVKLDRALVAACRDDGPAVARFAQLIELAKVCASSIIVEGIETRRDAQIACASGATGLQGYLYSSAAN; the protein is encoded by the coding sequence TTGAAGCCCGAACTCGAAACGTTGCTCAAACGCTTCGGTGTCGGACAGATTACGCGCAGCGGCAAACGGGTTTTGTGCATTGTCGCCAGCATCGTCAATCTTCCTCAGATCGAGCATGCATGCGGCGCACGGTTCATGTTGAACATGCGTCAGGTGCTGCGCGAACGCGCGCGCGATTTGTGCCGCGAGCATGCGGGCACGGTCGCTATGAGCGGCGAACATATGCTGTTCGTGTTCGATGCGCTCCCGTACGCGTGCCGCGCTCGCAGTGATATGGACATGCTGCCCGCCCATCTGCTGGATAGCATTCTTACGCGCCTGTCCGAGCGTCCCGTGCGATTCGGCGCGGCTGTCGCGTTTCCTCTGATGCAAGCCAGCATCGGCCGATTCGACGACGAGCCCTTCGACATCGCATCGGTCAATTCCGCGTTGTCCGTCGGCATAGCGGCAGGCGACTCGCAAGCACAGTTTGCGATGGACACACGCGTCGCGGAGTCAGTGTTCGGCGCGATGCATGACGGCCTGCTCGATTTCGACCTGGAGCCTATCTGCGACGCCAGGGAACCGGCGGCGACACTCTATCTCGAAGCGCTGTTATGCAAGAAGGGCGATGCGTTGCGCGAGCGTCATCGGATCGGCTCGGAGGTGCGTGCGCTGGAACGTCTGGGCGTGGTGCGCCGCCTCGACAGATGGGGCGTGGGCGCGATCATCGACAGACTGAGGTCGAATCCGGACGCACGTCTTGGCTGCAATGTATCGGCGCGCAGCGCAGTCGTCGACGGCTGGTGGGCGCTCGTGTTCGCGACGCTCGCCTGCGAGCCCGATGTCGCGTCGCGGCTGACTGTCGAGATCACCGAGACATTTCCTCTTGCCCATCTGGACGCGACGCGCGAGTTCGTCGCTGCGCTCAGGTCCCTGGGTTGCCGGGTGGCACTCGATGACTTAGGTCATGATTTCGGCAGCCTGCGCAACCTCATCACACTCGGCGTGGACATCGTCAAGCTGGACCGCGCGCTTGTGGCCGCATGCCGCGACGACGGGCCGGCGGTTGCGCGCTTCGCGCAACTCATCGAACTGGCGAAAGTTTGCGCGAGTTCGATCATCGTTGAAGGAATCGAAACCCGACGCGACGCGCAGATTGCTTGCGCAAGCGGCGCCACGGGCCTGCAAGGCTATCTGTATTCCTCCGCTGCCAACTGA
- a CDS encoding UPF0149 family protein, giving the protein MNKPKAAALEIMVPLADAEIDELEQFLMSDSTSDETLMLDGLDGYLTAIAVGPTTLRPREWLPGIWGSTPDDAPAFETAEQAQRIFELIMRHYNGIIWSLQDSPDEFRPLIGTMTYAGDAHEYPDAEGWAMGFMQGVALAHPHWEPLFDDAQGKHWLRPLHLLGAEEVSADDEALIRLPAQRETLAAQIPSSIAAIYRFWLPYRDAVHERQLATTIRRNSPKIGRNDPCPCGSGKKFKKCCGAASILH; this is encoded by the coding sequence GTGAACAAACCGAAGGCTGCTGCATTGGAGATTATGGTTCCGCTGGCAGATGCGGAGATTGACGAACTCGAGCAATTTTTGATGTCCGACTCCACGTCGGACGAGACCTTGATGCTGGACGGCCTCGACGGCTACCTCACCGCCATTGCAGTCGGACCCACGACACTGCGTCCGAGGGAATGGTTGCCCGGCATCTGGGGTTCAACGCCGGACGATGCCCCCGCTTTCGAGACAGCGGAACAGGCGCAGCGCATTTTTGAGCTGATCATGCGGCACTACAACGGCATCATCTGGAGCCTGCAAGACAGTCCCGATGAATTTCGACCGTTAATCGGTACGATGACCTACGCGGGAGACGCCCACGAGTATCCAGACGCCGAGGGGTGGGCAATGGGCTTCATGCAGGGAGTTGCACTAGCGCACCCACACTGGGAGCCGCTGTTCGATGATGCACAAGGGAAGCATTGGCTTCGCCCCCTGCATCTTCTCGGGGCTGAGGAAGTGAGTGCTGACGATGAAGCGCTCATCAGATTGCCCGCCCAGCGGGAAACGCTTGCCGCCCAGATTCCTTCAAGTATTGCGGCTATTTACCGTTTCTGGTTACCTTATCGCGATGCAGTTCACGAGCGTCAACTGGCGACAACGATCAGGAGGAACTCCCCAAAAATCGGCCGCAACGATCCATGTCCCTGTGGTAGCGGGAAAAAATTCAAGAAGTGTTGCGGCGCTGCGAGCATTCTGCATTAA
- a CDS encoding glycosyltransferase — protein sequence MIDTFVQLIFALPLMVMVMNFGVTLMLRFGVKSTFLTKNHALQPRVSVLLPCFNEGEHVFRTIESILASDYPMAKVEVIAVDDCSADDTYEWIARAASRWSNVRAFRNPVNSGKHQTLSHALSHSSGEILMCIDSDCLFDKRAIAELTACFVDETIGAVGGRVGISNARENVLTQCQTVVYYYSFQIMKMLQNWTRNVICISGCLFAVRREHFEAIEEQVKHRNWFGVGVRDGEDRYMTHLLLLKGLKTYINIDAQCWTAAPNNFRQLFMQQLRWRRSGLRDLLWTLRTFDANLKVLHPLTVVNLLIPGALQVLWPAMCIYGLASGWLVEHLLQDMQLYFGVWVVVGLLYNVYVRWHNPEQKVSALTIGALGMWFIADSFLITLVALCTFDVGEWGTRGSSSKKA from the coding sequence GTGATCGATACGTTTGTTCAGTTGATTTTCGCGCTGCCGCTGATGGTCATGGTGATGAATTTCGGCGTCACGCTGATGTTGCGATTCGGCGTGAAGTCGACCTTTCTCACGAAAAATCACGCTTTGCAGCCGCGCGTGAGTGTGCTTCTGCCATGCTTCAATGAGGGCGAGCATGTGTTTCGCACGATCGAAAGTATTCTCGCGAGCGACTATCCGATGGCGAAAGTCGAGGTGATTGCCGTGGACGACTGTTCCGCCGACGATACGTACGAGTGGATCGCGCGCGCCGCGAGCCGCTGGAGCAACGTGCGTGCATTTCGCAACCCGGTGAACTCGGGCAAACACCAGACTTTGTCTCATGCACTATCGCACTCGTCGGGCGAAATACTTATGTGCATCGACTCCGACTGCCTGTTCGACAAACGCGCGATTGCAGAATTGACGGCATGCTTCGTTGACGAGACGATCGGTGCAGTGGGAGGTCGCGTCGGCATCAGCAATGCGCGCGAGAACGTGCTCACCCAATGCCAGACAGTCGTCTACTACTACAGCTTTCAGATCATGAAGATGCTGCAGAACTGGACGCGGAATGTGATCTGTATTTCCGGGTGTCTGTTTGCAGTGCGGCGCGAGCATTTCGAAGCAATCGAGGAACAGGTGAAGCATCGCAACTGGTTCGGCGTCGGCGTGCGTGATGGGGAGGATCGCTATATGACGCATCTGCTTTTGCTGAAGGGCCTGAAAACCTACATTAACATCGATGCGCAATGCTGGACGGCAGCGCCGAACAATTTCAGACAACTGTTCATGCAGCAGCTTCGCTGGCGGCGCAGCGGTTTGCGCGATCTTTTATGGACACTGCGCACGTTCGACGCGAACCTGAAGGTGCTGCATCCGTTGACGGTGGTGAATCTGCTGATCCCGGGCGCGTTGCAAGTGCTTTGGCCAGCCATGTGCATTTACGGACTGGCGTCGGGTTGGCTCGTCGAGCATCTGTTGCAGGACATGCAACTCTATTTCGGCGTGTGGGTGGTGGTGGGGCTGCTTTACAACGTGTATGTGCGCTGGCACAACCCCGAGCAGAAGGTGAGCGCATTGACCATTGGTGCGCTCGGCATGTGGTTTATTGCCGATTCGTTTCTGATTACACTCGTGGCACTATGCACATTCGACGTCGGCGAGTGGGGCACGCGGGGTAGTTCGTCGAAGAAGGCTTGA